The following are encoded together in the Chaetodon trifascialis isolate fChaTrf1 chromosome 3, fChaTrf1.hap1, whole genome shotgun sequence genome:
- the ilrun gene encoding protein ILRUN — MEGTDMDVDAELMQKFSCMGTTDKDVLISEFQRLLGFQLNPAGCAFFLDMTNWNLQAAIGAYYDFESPNVNTPSMSFVEDVTIGEGESVPPDTPFTKTWRIQNTGAESWPPGVSLKYIGGDQFGHVNTVMVKSLDPQEISDVSVQMRSPTAPGMYQGQWRMCTATGLFYGDVIWVILSVEVGGLLGVTQQLSSFETEFNTQPQRNVQGDFNPFASPQKNKHDATDNSFRDPGGAWERTQEPIQQDQNGLSHNAVNRASNGLQTNLSVMTYGQGIHGPYPFGQS; from the exons ATGGAGGGCACGGACATGGACGTGGACGCGGAGCTCATGCAGAAGTTCAGCTGCATGGGTACCACGGACAAAGACGTCCTCATTTCGGAGTTCCAGAGGCTGCTGGGCTTCCAGCTCAACCCAGCCGGTTGCGCCTTCTTCCTGGACATGACCAACTG GAACCTGCAGGCTGCAATTGGTGCATATTATGACTTTGAAAGTCCCAATGTCAACACGCCATCCATGTCCTTTGTTGAAGATGTGACAATTGGGGAAGGAGAGTCAGTTCCTCCAGATACACCATTCACAAAGACCTGGAGAATACAAAACACAG GTGCAGAGTCGTGGCCACCTGGGGTTAGTCTCAAATACATTGGTGGAGATCAGTTTGGGCATGTCAACACAGTTATGGTAAAGTCACTAGACCCCCAGGAAATATCAGATGTGAGTGTGCAGATGCGAAGTCCCACAGCTCCAGGCATGTACCAGGGCCAGTGGAGGATGTGTACAGCCACCGGATTATTCTATGGAG ATGTAATCTGGGTGATTCTTAGTGTAGAAGTCGGAGGTCTCCTCGGCGTGACCCAGCAGCTGTCCTCGTTCGAGACAGAGTTCAATACCCAACCCCAGCGCAATGTGCAGGGAGACTTCAACCCCTTTGCCTCGCCACAGAAGAACAAGCATGACGCCACTGACAACAGCTTCAGAGATCCCGGCGGAGCCTGGGAGCGTACACAAGAGCCAATCCAGCAAGATCAAAACGGACTGTCTCATAATGCTGTAAATAGAGCGTCAAATGGTCTCCAAACCAATCTTTCTGTGATGACCTATGGTcag ggCATTCATGGACCCTATCCGTTTGGACAGAGCTAG